In Mastomys coucha isolate ucsf_1 unplaced genomic scaffold, UCSF_Mcou_1 pScaffold20, whole genome shotgun sequence, one DNA window encodes the following:
- the Nat8 gene encoding N-acetyltransferase 8: MSPYHIRKYQDSDHRHVVDLFCRGMEEHIPATFRHMLLLPRTLLILLGVPLTLFLASDSWLLVLLSILTLFVSLWLLAKYTWEKHMTMCLHTDMADITRTYLSSCYSCFWVAESRGQLVGMVAALPVKDPLLQKKQLQLLHLSVSSEHRREGIGKAMVRTVLRFAQMQGFSEVVLTTSMLQYAALALYQGMGFQKTGETFYSYISRLRKSPMIHFKYCLTSLLEGDL, encoded by the coding sequence ATGTCTCCTTATCATATCCGAAAATACCAGGACAGCGACCACAGGCATGTGGTGGATTTGTTCTGCAGAGGCATGGAGGAGCACATCCCTGCCACCTTCCGCCACATGCTGCTGTTGCCCCGAACCCTCCTGATCTTACTCGGGGTCCCTCTTACTCTATTCTTAGCCTCAGACTCCTGGCTTCTGGTTCTTCTATCCATCCTTACTCTCTTTGTTTCCCTGTGGCTCCTTGCAAAATACACTTGGGAAAAGCATATGACAATGTGTTTGCACACAGACATGGCTGACATCACCAGAACCTACCTGAGTTCTTGTTACTCATGCTTCTGGGTAGCTGAGTCTAGGGGTCAGCTGGTGGGCATGGTGGCTGCTCTGCCAGTGAAGGATCCCCTCCTGCAGAAGAAGCAACTGCAGCTGCTTCACCTCTCTGTATCCTCGGAGCACCGAAGAGAGGGCATAGGGAAAGCTATGGTCAGGACTGTCCTCCGGTTTGCACAGATGCAGGGCTTCAGTGAGGTTGTCCTTACCACCAGCATGCTGCAGTATGCAGCCCTCGCTCTCTATCAGGGCATGGGCTTCCAGAAGACTGGTGAGACCTTCTACTCCTATATCTCCAGACTAAGGAAATCTCCAATGATACACTTCAAGTATTGCCTCACTTCTCTTCTGGAAGGGGACCTGTGA